In Salvia miltiorrhiza cultivar Shanhuang (shh) chromosome 4, IMPLAD_Smil_shh, whole genome shotgun sequence, the DNA window taaatagacaacGTTTTgaaaaaaccgttgtctatagttatcatagACAACGAGTTttaaaaccgttgtctatggccgccctaaatagacaacGGTAGACAACAGGTTTAGAAGCATGTTGTCTATATTATGTTGTCTATGAGCTGAATTCTTGTAGTGATTGTTGCCGTGGATTAGTTGAGTTTTattgtttgtgatattttgagtcattgtgcttaactaatttagacattttacttgttTTATTCTTGCTTTCAATCTTAAGATTGTTGTTTTGACTCGTTTTTGCTTGTAGGTAGTTTTACTATGTTTATAGAATAAGGATGCATTCTATTTGATGAAAAATAgtggaaatatatatatttttattcttttcacatattttttatatatggtGGTTAATTTTCCTCGGACAGCATCgataaaaaattcaaacaaCTCATTTTTATTCCTTTTACACTCCAAttcaatatattattattattattattattattattattattattattattattattattattattattattattattattattattatgtggtAATGACGTGATCATATTTTTGTATGTTCCGATCTAGAAACATGAGAGAAAAAcaatatgataatttttttcaatttattttaattatcattttctcatgataaatttaattACAGAGAAGGCCATTTAAAAGTACAAAGCACTATTCCTCTAGCTAGCTACTTGATGAGTAGCTAGGAAAACTATAAGCgagtgaagaaaaaaaaatgtaaagcaATTAATTTTCCATCCGACAATCCCTATTTGATAAGAATAGCATATGAAATCGAGGAAGTAATACACATGATGAGTACAGACGTGCATGAATTGATACTATTTGCATAGGAGACGGCAGTCGAATGTGATTGATGCGAGGACTGAGGCGGAGCTTCGAGGCGAATGTAGTCATACATAGCGCCTACGAATGGCAAGGCGCCTCGTGCTTGCCTCAGATATATTGTGTTTCTTCCTTGCAGCAGTTGAGATCCTGATATCTCCACACTGTATAATCTATAGAGGCCGTGAATGCCATGCCTAGCAATTGCATTGTCTGCGCCAATCACTCCAGTCGAGAAATAGGGGCGAATGCCACTGCGCTTGTTGATCCGTACTTGGATTTCTGCGTAGTTGGCAGATGCCAATGCAAGCCGAAGCGTGTAAGTTCCTGCCCTAATCACGTGTCTCACGTTGAACACAATTTGCCATGCTGTTGGTACATAGCCTTTGCTCACCTTCCTGAAAATTGCATTGTCATCGCAAGCgaaacttaaattaattaatgagctAGCTTCATATATACCTATTTACATGGGCGAAAAACCAGTCTCTACGATAATCGCTGACTCCAACGGTGTAAATCAGATCTTGATGAGGATATAAATCAGTGTATCTGTTCCACAAACCATATTGTCTATACCTGGGCGGATACAATTAACAATTTTacatgatgtaagaagagagatAAGGATTTAGTAGAATTAATTACTCAAAATGTTTTAAGTTATATACTTTTCTGTGTGGTTAATGTATAGTTTGTTAACTAGGTGAGGGGAAGGATCAGGAACGTAGAATTCAGCTGCAGTTCGATCAGGGATCCCGATTTCCCAAAGAGTGGGACCATTTCTTGGAGCATCGTACACAATATTACCCATCACAATTTGGCTTCCTGCATCATGCATATATGCTACATAATAAGTCTCCATTAATTCCAGCTTGTCGAAAGAGGTGAAAAACAAACCTGGTCGAATTATAATGTCAGCGCGGTGTTTGTAGTCTCCTATGACTCCTGGCACCCAAGCGTATAGGTTGTAAGTGCCTGCTCTAACATCTTTGATTCTGAAGTGTCCACTTTCGTCACTTTGTGTCCAGAATTGATACCCCTGAATCAAACACACACTCCCATCAAttcatacatatataataataataataataataataataataataataataataataataataataataataataataataataataataataattctatcAAATGTGTATATAACCTTAGAGTTGTCTTGCCAAGATCCAGCATCTCCAGGTTGAGCCAATCCTACATATGCTGAATTTGCTGTTGTGATTACCCTATCGTGTACAAATAGTCGGCCACTGATCGCACCACGTTGGTTGGAACGGGGAAAATCTCGTGACAATGGGAAATTATAAGGCCATTTCTTGGTCTCTTCTGCAGCCTGATATATAggtacaaaataaaaattgttaatGCAGATGTTTTCAAATGTGTATTTGTAATGTTAAATTGTGGGCAAATGATCACTTGTCTCTTAGCATCTTCCCAAATTGCTGTGGGGTTATGGGTGTTGTCGGAATTAAGGTACATGAAAACAGGGCCAAAGACCTTCTTCCACCGCTCTCCATTGCGCAATTTAACTCCAAAATCTGCACCAATATAATGCGCACTAAAGAATACCTATGAATGGAAGAATGAATTAGTCCAAATAAAATGAATGGAAATTGGAAATATGTTTAGATTACAGACAGCTAAGGAAGTAGAGCTAGCATGTGAAGTGAGGTCTTGTTTGATAGGGCCACCAGCTCGGAACTCATCGCTAGGCATTATCACCCAAAACCCAATACGCGGATTAGAACTAATCCATCCGTGCACGTGGCTATCCTTGTTCTCACACGAGTACTGATACTTATCATCCACCTGCATGTCAAATCTTGCATATCACTAGCTGCAACTTTATATTATCAATGTCGATTACTAAATATATTTGttagtataattaattaattaattacctcTCCTCTGAGTTGTGGATTGCTGGGATTTGTTAACAGAACAGCCTCCTTGTAGTCAAGACTACGCCCTGTTTTCGTATCCATTTCTGTTGGCATGATCCTTTGCTTATCGTCAGATATTACCATGTAACGAAACCTGAACTCGCCAACTTATATCAACACACATGTCTAAGCATATATAATTGCCTATATAATCAACATTAGTCATCTTACATCTCATCAAGCTTCATCACAATTCTTGCTTCGTCTATGTCTAGATCAGGCCATCCTGCCATATGCTCTAAAGTTGCATACGAGTAGAAACCAGAAGATCCACGTAGGACAATATACCTTTGAaacaatttttaatatatgaacTGTTTTAGTTTGAGAccattaattaatattgaagccataataatatatataatgcatGGATATATCACACACCTCTTATCAATATTAAGAGGCACTTCTCCATCAAGGGAGTGATGCCATGTCCTTATGAATGAAACTTCAACCTGATCATCACTTTCTGCTATAACTCTTAAGTTCTCACACTCGAGCCTGCACATAAAGAGATCATCAACAACTTCTTttgcaataatttaaatacCACGTTGTTGTTGGGCTTAAAAACTCAAGATCTTACGTGTCCAAGTGACTGCCATTGCGATCTGGCGTACTCCACATAATGTCCCAGTAACTGCATTCAAtgaatacaaaatatatatatatatatatatatatatatatatatttgtaaaaaaaaaagaggggcTATTGATGCATCTTCTCACTCAACATTTAGAACTCACCCTCTTCGCCCTTCTTTGAAGCGATATTGAAGAATATTGGTGGTCTTTTTGTATCCGACGCTTGTGATCATGCCGCCGGGATTTGATAACGTTATTTTAACAATGCCGTTATCTATCTCCACCTgcatgattcttattttattttctggtTGCATGTGTTTTGATATGGTGTTACATGCATCAATTGTAATTTCTTTTACAAGACATACATGTTTGTCCGTTACGAGAAGCTTGACTGGAGGCGACGACCTGcgactaatatttttattaaaaagcaACACAAAGcatattacaaaatatat includes these proteins:
- the LOC131021958 gene encoding probable rhamnogalacturonate lyase B — protein: MDKGRRRCHLIILLCLFFLLTKIHADRSSPPVKLLVTDKHVEIDNGIVKITLSNPGGMITSVGYKKTTNILQYRFKEGRRGYWDIMWSTPDRNGSHLDTLECENLRVIAESDDQVEVSFIRTWHHSLDGEVPLNIDKRYIVLRGSSGFYSYATLEHMAGWPDLDIDEARIVMKLDEMFRYMVISDDKQRIMPTEMDTKTGRSLDYKEAVLLTNPSNPQLRGEVDDKYQYSCENKDSHVHGWISSNPRIGFWVIMPSDEFRAGGPIKQDLTSHASSTSLAVFFSAHYIGADFGVKLRNGERWKKVFGPVFMYLNSDNTHNPTAIWEDAKRQAAEETKKWPYNFPLSRDFPRSNQRGAISGRLFVHDRVITTANSAYVGLAQPGDAGSWQDNSKGYQFWTQSDESGHFRIKDVRAGTYNLYAWVPGVIGDYKHRADIIIRPGSQIVMGNIVYDAPRNGPTLWEIGIPDRTAAEFYVPDPSPHLVNKLYINHTEKYRQYGLWNRYTDLYPHQDLIYTVGVSDYRRDWFFAHVNRKVSKGYVPTAWQIVFNVRHVIRAGTYTLRLALASANYAEIQVRINKRSGIRPYFSTGVIGADNAIARHGIHGLYRLYSVEISGSQLLQGRNTIYLRQARGALPFVGAMYDYIRLEAPPQSSHQSHSTAVSYANSINSCTSVLIMCITSSISYAILIK